Proteins from one Cicer arietinum cultivar CDC Frontier isolate Library 1 chromosome 3, Cicar.CDCFrontier_v2.0, whole genome shotgun sequence genomic window:
- the LOC101513580 gene encoding protein RGF1 INDUCIBLE TRANSCRIPTION FACTOR 1-like, translating to MDTGELVPPWLEPLLTTPFFNVCRIHADAARNECNMYCLDCNGDGAFCFYCRSSRHKDHQVIQIRRSSYHDVVRVSEIQKVLNISGVQTYVINSARVLFLNVRPQPKSGKGVAHICEICGRSLLDSFRFCSLGCKLERIKKNGDASFGLDGKNEAMRMEGVSSRTTEEELRESSTQDMYPVTPPPPPLNARRRKGIPHRAPFGS from the exons atg GACACAGGAGAGTTGGTACCACCTTGGCTTGAACCATTGCTAACAACACCGTTTTTCAATGTGTGTCGGATTCACGCTGACGCCGCTAGAAATGAGTGTAACATGTATTGCTTAGATTGCAATGGCGATGGTgccttttgtttttattgtcGTTCTTCAAGACACAAAGATCATCAAGTCATTCAG ATAAGAAGATCTTCGTATCATGATGTAGTGAGGGTGTCAGAAATTCAGAAAGTGTTGAACATAAGTGGAGTACAAACATATGTGATAAATAGTGCTCGAGTTTTGTTCTTGAATGTGAGGCCTCAACCAAAATCTGGAAAAGGAGTTGCTCACATTTGTGAGATTTGTGGAAGGAGCCTGTTGGATTCATTTCGGTTCTGTTCTTTGGGATGTAAG CTTGaaagaataaagaaaaatggagatGCAAGCTTTGGTTTGGATGGTAAGAATGAAGCAATGAGAATGGAAGGGGTGTCAAGTAGAACAACAGAAGAAGAATTGCGTGAAAGCTCAACACAAGATATGTATCCTGTCACGCCTCCTCCACCTCCTTTAAATGCAAGGAGAAGAAAAGGTATTCCTCATAGGGCACCTTTTGGATCCTAA
- the LOC101513895 gene encoding vacuolar protein-sorting-associated protein 37 homolog 1 — translation MFRFWGSQEQQSQDAQSSQSWYSPSVMSSSSSSRPATPTSSSASPRPSSHIPPAEAAETIASLRDKSVDELRKLLSDKDAYQQFLNSLDQVKIQNNLKDELRKENLQLAEENLQKEPRMMELRNQCRIIRTTELAAAKEKLNELEKQKEEMLKLNSPASLLQRIQESVNKTDEESENLHQHLLDREIDLAAFLQKYKKLRNSYHKGTLIHLAAKTSNI, via the exons ATGTTTCGATTCTG GGGATCACAAGAGCAACAATCGCAGGATGCACAATCATCACAGTCGTGGTATTCACCATCTGTGATGAGCTCATCGAGTTCTTCAAGACCTGCTACACCTACTTCCTCTTCCGCTTCACCGAGGCCTTCTTCACATATTCCACCAGCAGAGGCCGCTGAAACTATTGCTTCTTTGAGGGACAAAAG TGTTGATGAGTTAAGGAAGCTTTTATCTGATAAAGATGCGTATCAACAGTTTCTAAATTCACTTGACCAGGTCAAGATTCAAAACAAT CTGAAAGACGAACTTCGTAAGGAGAATTTGCAGCTTGCAG AGGAAAATCTACAAAAGGAACCTCGTATGATGGAACTTAGGAATCAG TGTAGAATAATTCGGACAACCGAATTAGCTGCTGCTAAGGAGAAACTAAATGAGCTTGAGAAGCAGAAAGAAGAAATGTTAAAGTTGAATTCCCCTGCATCCCTTCTCCAAAGAATTCAAG AGTCCGTGAACAAGACAGATGAGGAATCTGAAAATCTGCACCAGCATCTCCTTGACAGAGAGATTGACCTTGCAGCTTTTTTGCAGAAATACAAGAAGTTACGTAACTCTTACCACAAGGGAACTCTTATACATCTTGCTgctaaaacatcaaatatatga